From a region of the Nonlabens dokdonensis DSW-6 genome:
- a CDS encoding non-ribosomal peptide synthetase, translating to MKNSISGIYPASSLQQGFIYHAISQPDDDAYRVQLLLDYHDELDVDKYLQAWEYCIRKYPILRTSFNWEEELVQVVYNRGDLEYELHDISELKTQLARDEKIKSIQLLDRGHGFDLTKPSLFRLHIIKQSETLYTILKTDHHSIGDGWSGPALLKSLDSYYESLIVGDSIDVKEDVAYLETQEYIYTHKSVVSNYWDGILSEVEGANDINALLSNPIDLTSYRIVGNPGSNAIEIKGSVYEELKSFSQREGVTINVIVQFIWHKLLQVYSSSPHSIVGTTVSGRDLPIEGIEESVGLFINTLPLVVNWDNDNSILSQLHDIQKQITGLNSNSFADLSKLQKGEGRLFHSLFGFENYPMPKGTSSEVSKLSIRDAIEKVDYPLSIKAYEYSDVLTIELQYDGDYLTEEKANSHLVRLEDILDQVINTPDQLHSKISLLNSSEYDQVIHQWNSTDVDYPRDKTIYEMFESQVENVPDNIALVYEDKELTYNELNERSNELARHIRSSYKERTGNDLKPDTLIALCLDRSLEMIIGILGVLKAGGAYVPIDPDYPQDRIDYILEDTEAALVLSQRGVFKDRSTSLPEDRVVYIDLIEGFYQKEQPSNLPRYSRPTDLAYVIYTSGTTGKPKGVMVEHSSVVNLVFMQKEAFKLDTNFKVLQYASLVFDASVWEIFSALSFGSSLLIASKNVKEDTQLLSDYIERHQITIATIPPALLGVMKYKKQFNLKTLIVAGEITSSDVMKKWSVGRTLINAYGPTENTVCTTIYNYLLEDLNTNIGSPISNTRVYVLDKFKQVVPIGVIGELYIGGAGLSRGYLNNPNLTEERFIENPFATDEDREKGYTRLYRTGDLVRWLSDGNLEYIGRNDDQVKIRGYRIELGEIEYALRSIGRNHSELCYSQRARNRNRNN from the coding sequence GCCTATCGCGTACAGCTATTGTTAGATTACCATGATGAGTTAGATGTGGATAAGTATCTACAGGCTTGGGAGTATTGTATAAGGAAGTACCCTATTTTGAGGACATCATTTAATTGGGAAGAGGAGCTAGTCCAAGTTGTATATAATCGAGGTGATTTGGAGTATGAGTTACATGACATTAGTGAGTTAAAGACACAGTTAGCTAGAGACGAAAAGATCAAGTCTATCCAATTATTAGATAGGGGGCATGGTTTTGATTTAACCAAGCCAAGTCTTTTTAGGTTACATATTATTAAGCAATCAGAGACTTTATATACGATATTAAAAACAGATCATCATAGTATTGGAGATGGTTGGAGTGGCCCTGCCCTGTTGAAAAGTTTGGATAGTTATTATGAGTCATTAATAGTAGGGGATTCGATAGACGTTAAAGAAGATGTTGCTTATTTAGAGACTCAAGAGTATATATATACGCATAAGTCTGTTGTTTCTAATTACTGGGATGGGATCTTATCAGAAGTAGAAGGTGCCAATGATATAAATGCTTTATTGAGTAATCCCATAGACCTTACAAGTTATCGAATAGTTGGTAATCCGGGTTCTAATGCAATAGAGATTAAAGGGTCAGTTTATGAGGAGTTAAAGAGTTTTAGTCAGCGAGAAGGGGTTACTATAAATGTTATTGTACAGTTTATCTGGCATAAATTATTACAAGTGTATAGTAGTTCACCTCATAGTATTGTTGGGACTACTGTATCGGGTAGGGATTTACCAATTGAAGGGATAGAAGAGAGTGTTGGTTTGTTTATCAACACATTACCTTTGGTTGTAAATTGGGATAATGACAATAGCATTCTATCACAATTGCACGACATTCAAAAACAGATCACAGGATTGAATTCGAATAGTTTTGCAGACTTATCAAAACTTCAAAAAGGAGAGGGTCGATTATTTCATAGTTTATTTGGTTTTGAGAACTACCCTATGCCCAAGGGAACATCAAGTGAAGTTTCAAAGCTTAGTATTCGTGATGCTATAGAGAAGGTGGATTATCCATTGAGTATTAAAGCTTATGAATATAGCGATGTCCTTACGATCGAGTTACAGTATGATGGTGATTATTTAACAGAAGAGAAGGCCAATAGCCATTTAGTCCGACTAGAAGATATTCTTGATCAGGTTATCAATACACCAGATCAGTTACATAGTAAGATAAGTTTATTGAATTCATCGGAGTACGATCAGGTGATTCATCAATGGAATTCTACCGATGTGGATTACCCAAGGGATAAGACGATATATGAGATGTTTGAATCTCAGGTAGAAAATGTGCCTGATAATATAGCTTTAGTTTATGAGGATAAAGAGTTAACCTATAATGAGCTAAATGAGCGTAGTAATGAGTTAGCCAGGCATATACGAAGCAGTTATAAGGAAAGAACGGGTAATGATTTAAAGCCCGATACTTTGATAGCTTTATGTTTGGATAGGAGTTTGGAGATGATCATAGGAATTTTGGGGGTCTTAAAGGCAGGCGGTGCTTATGTACCAATAGACCCAGATTATCCCCAAGATAGGATCGATTATATATTAGAGGATACAGAGGCGGCATTGGTATTGAGTCAACGCGGGGTATTTAAAGATAGATCTACTAGCTTACCAGAGGATAGAGTTGTTTATATAGATTTGATTGAAGGCTTCTACCAGAAAGAGCAACCATCTAATTTACCGAGGTATAGTCGTCCAACAGATTTAGCTTATGTAATTTATACCTCAGGAACCACAGGGAAACCTAAAGGAGTAATGGTTGAGCATAGTAGTGTTGTCAATCTAGTTTTTATGCAGAAAGAAGCGTTTAAACTAGATACAAACTTTAAAGTTTTACAATATGCATCTTTAGTTTTTGATGCCTCTGTATGGGAAATTTTTAGTGCTTTATCTTTTGGTTCAAGTCTTTTAATAGCATCTAAGAATGTAAAAGAAGACACTCAATTATTAAGTGATTATATAGAAAGACATCAAATAACCATTGCAACAATACCTCCAGCTTTATTAGGAGTAATGAAGTATAAAAAACAGTTTAATTTAAAAACATTAATTGTTGCTGGAGAAATAACATCATCAGATGTAATGAAAAAATGGAGTGTTGGAAGGACTTTAATTAATGCGTATGGCCCTACTGAAAATACAGTTTGTACTACAATCTATAATTATTTACTAGAAGATTTAAACACTAATATAGGCTCACCAATAAGCAACACTAGGGTTTACGTATTAGATAAATTCAAGCAAGTAGTTCCTATCGGAGTTATAGGCGAGTTATATATTGGGGGTGCAGGTTTGTCAAGGGGTTATTTGAACAATCCAAATTTAACAGAAGAGCGTTTTATAGAAAATCCATTTGCTACTGATGAAGATAGGGAGAAGGGGTATACGCGGTTATATAGGACAGGGGATTTAGTTAGGTGGTTATCAGATGGTAATTTAGAGTATATAGGTAGGAATGACGATCAGGTCAAGATACGAGGGTATCGCATTGAGTTGGGCGAGATAGAGTATGCTTTAAGGAGTATTGGAAGGAATCACTCAGAGTTGTGTTATAGCCAAAGGGCGCGAAACAGAAACAGGAACAATTAA